From the Flavimarina sp. Hel_I_48 genome, one window contains:
- a CDS encoding S24 family peptidase — protein sequence MGINDVTGDVRRFKQIREEQQLTQSEFAEALGIKNSTADIERGRTKLSGQVVTELLRIYNVNPLWLYGFSNQKNLNAGKGDVSPKVVTIDKMDNENLVLVNQKAAAGYPHNVQDVEWYQQLPAFDLPLPQYRNATYRGFQIEGDSMLPVFQQEDWVLAKATANMNEANNNKIYVVVLPDSVLVKKLQKLPDPSRILLISLNQEYVPFEVNVSDIQELWQVNSKLTFNLEAPSESNLLRELHRSMEELKNQVSSIKA from the coding sequence ATGGGAATCAACGATGTCACAGGCGATGTTCGCCGTTTTAAGCAGATACGCGAGGAGCAGCAGCTCACGCAGAGCGAATTCGCAGAAGCGCTGGGTATTAAAAATTCTACAGCAGATATAGAGCGTGGGCGCACAAAACTATCAGGACAAGTCGTGACCGAACTCTTGCGTATATATAATGTAAATCCGTTATGGCTTTACGGCTTCAGTAACCAGAAAAACCTTAATGCAGGCAAGGGCGATGTAAGTCCTAAGGTGGTGACCATAGACAAAATGGATAATGAAAACCTTGTGCTCGTAAATCAGAAAGCGGCCGCGGGTTATCCCCATAACGTTCAGGACGTGGAATGGTATCAACAGCTCCCGGCCTTTGATCTTCCATTACCACAATATCGCAACGCGACCTACCGCGGTTTTCAGATTGAAGGGGATAGTATGCTACCCGTTTTTCAACAAGAAGACTGGGTTCTTGCCAAGGCAACCGCAAATATGAATGAGGCAAATAATAATAAGATCTATGTTGTGGTTTTACCGGATTCGGTTCTTGTAAAAAAACTACAAAAACTTCCAGATCCTTCCAGAATCTTATTGATCTCCCTAAACCAGGAATATGTTCCTTTTGAAGTCAATGTTAGCGATATTCAGGAATTGTGGCAGGTCAATAGTAAACTCACCTTCAACTTAGAAGCTCCTTCTGAAAGTAATTTACTACGCGAATTGCATCGCTCTATGGAAGAATTGAAAAACCAGGTAAGTAGCATAAAAGCATAA